A region from the Leptospirillum ferriphilum ML-04 genome encodes:
- a CDS encoding patatin, whose protein sequence is MNTESEPEPIPPGLLEVVTGAINIMQDRITRSRMAGDPSDLTLAPHLSHIGLLDYHRSDEAIREGRACVERSLPALDDLLRRGGAWSEENSFKRFSDA, encoded by the coding sequence GTGAACACGGAAAGTGAACCCGAGCCCATTCCCCCCGGGCTTCTTGAAGTGGTGACCGGAGCGATCAATATCATGCAGGATCGCATCACGCGAAGCCGGATGGCGGGGGATCCGTCCGACCTGACCCTGGCTCCCCATTTATCCCATATCGGACTTCTGGACTATCACCGATCCGACGAAGCGATCCGGGAGGGACGGGCGTGCGTGGAACGGAGCCTGCCGGCTCTGGACGACCTTCTGCGGCGCGGCGGCGCCTGGTCGGAGG
- a CDS encoding patatin-like phospholipase family protein codes for MAQKRSSFKKSRIGIALGSGSARGWAHIGVLRSLEEQGIVPDIVCGSSVGALVGAAAATGCMDRLETWIRELKRVDVVGYMVRSFMRSESIQSEKYLGEIFGQALAETRIEDLPKRFGSIATDLDTGQEVWLRKGSLLSAISPSIAFPGLLNPVHHDGRWLVDGGLVNPVPVSLCRALGADIVIAVNLNGDLLGRNRYGPVDSRDGRKSASSRDLWEKLALPFRKKGEKTSL; via the coding sequence ATGGCGCAAAAGAGATCGTCGTTCAAAAAATCCCGCATCGGCATCGCCCTGGGGAGCGGTTCCGCCCGGGGCTGGGCTCATATCGGCGTGCTCCGGTCTCTCGAGGAACAGGGCATCGTGCCGGACATCGTGTGCGGAAGTTCGGTGGGCGCCCTTGTGGGTGCCGCCGCGGCCACCGGATGCATGGACCGGCTGGAAACCTGGATCCGTGAGCTCAAGCGGGTCGACGTGGTCGGATACATGGTCCGTTCGTTCATGCGCTCCGAATCGATTCAAAGCGAAAAATATCTCGGAGAGATTTTTGGACAGGCCCTCGCAGAAACCCGGATCGAGGACCTGCCCAAACGCTTCGGATCGATCGCCACCGATCTCGACACCGGACAGGAGGTCTGGCTCCGGAAAGGCTCTCTCCTGTCGGCCATCTCTCCGTCCATCGCCTTTCCCGGGCTCCTGAATCCCGTCCATCATGACGGGCGCTGGCTGGTGGATGGCGGACTGGTCAATCCGGTTCCGGTGTCTCTCTGCCGGGCGCTCGGAGCGGACATCGTGATCGCGGTCAACCTGAACGGAGATCTTCTCGGGCGAAACCGCTACGGTCCCGTCGATTCCCGGGACGGAAGAAAATCGGCCTCCAGCCGGGATCTGTGGGAAAAACTGGCGCTTCCTTTCCGGAAAAAAGGGGAGAAAACATCCCTGTGA